Proteins encoded together in one Impatiens glandulifera chromosome 1, dImpGla2.1, whole genome shotgun sequence window:
- the LOC124921397 gene encoding auxin-responsive protein IAA13-like isoform X1: MASNEAMQEESSNATNGGGGHHHHDDLELGLALTLGGGCGGGGSSWGGGGHELYGRILTAKDFPNGFSSSATRSGPSVQSHSVTAISSNNQVVGWPPIRAYRMNTLVSQAKTQKEPDTTTPTNNKLIVNGDHTDDVEQIKDDDMIICRKNVNNDIGFVKVNMDGIPIGRKVNLKAHLTYDALANTVEDMFFNSNSSSSSSLNGEKKKTVKLLDSSSEFVLTYEDRDGDWMLLGDVPWGMFISNVKRLRIMRTFEANGLSAPRLQAKK, encoded by the exons ATGGCATCCAACGAAGCAATGCAGGAGGAATCCTCCAATGCTACTAATGGTGGTGGtggtcatcatcatcatgatgACCTCGAGTTGGGCCTTGCTCTCACCCTCGGTGGTGGTTGTGGTGGTGGCGGCTCTTCATGGGGTGGTGGTGGTCATGAATTATATGGAAGGATTTTAACTGCCAAAGATTTCCCCAATGGGTTTTCCTCTTCAGCCACAAGATCAGGACCCTCTGTTCAATCTCATTCTGTCACTGCTATCAG tAGTAACAACCAGGTTGTGGGATGGCCACCTATAAGGGCTTATAGGATGAACACTTTGGTAAGTCAAGCAAAGACACAAAAGGAACCTGATACTACTACTCCTACTAATAATAAACTCATTGTTAATGGAGACCACACCGATGATGTAGAACAAATCAAAGATGATGACATGATCATCTGCAGGAAGAATGTAAACAATGATATTGGGTTTGTTAAGGTGAATATGGATGGTATACCAATTGGAAGAAAGGTTAATTTGAAGGCCCATTTAACCTATGATGCTCTGGCTAATACTGTTGAAGACATGTTCTTCAATTCcaactcctcctcctcctcctcattgA ATGGAGAAAAGAAGAAGACTGTTAAGCTGCTCGATAGCTCGTCGGAGTTTGTTCTCACTTATGAAGATAGAGATGGAGATTGGATGCTTCTTGGAGATGTTCCATGGGG AATGTTTATCAGCAATGTCAAGCGGCTTAGAATTATGAGGACATTTGAGGCAAACGGGCTTT CTGCTCCAAGGCTTCAAGCAAAGAAATGA
- the LOC124921397 gene encoding auxin-responsive protein IAA13-like isoform X2, protein MASNEAMQEESSNATNGGGGHHHHDDLELGLALTLGGGCGGGGSSWGGGGHELYGRILTAKDFPNGFSSSATRSGPSVQSHSVTAISNNQVVGWPPIRAYRMNTLVSQAKTQKEPDTTTPTNNKLIVNGDHTDDVEQIKDDDMIICRKNVNNDIGFVKVNMDGIPIGRKVNLKAHLTYDALANTVEDMFFNSNSSSSSSLNGEKKKTVKLLDSSSEFVLTYEDRDGDWMLLGDVPWGMFISNVKRLRIMRTFEANGLSAPRLQAKK, encoded by the exons ATGGCATCCAACGAAGCAATGCAGGAGGAATCCTCCAATGCTACTAATGGTGGTGGtggtcatcatcatcatgatgACCTCGAGTTGGGCCTTGCTCTCACCCTCGGTGGTGGTTGTGGTGGTGGCGGCTCTTCATGGGGTGGTGGTGGTCATGAATTATATGGAAGGATTTTAACTGCCAAAGATTTCCCCAATGGGTTTTCCTCTTCAGCCACAAGATCAGGACCCTCTGTTCAATCTCATTCTGTCACTGCTATCAG TAACAACCAGGTTGTGGGATGGCCACCTATAAGGGCTTATAGGATGAACACTTTGGTAAGTCAAGCAAAGACACAAAAGGAACCTGATACTACTACTCCTACTAATAATAAACTCATTGTTAATGGAGACCACACCGATGATGTAGAACAAATCAAAGATGATGACATGATCATCTGCAGGAAGAATGTAAACAATGATATTGGGTTTGTTAAGGTGAATATGGATGGTATACCAATTGGAAGAAAGGTTAATTTGAAGGCCCATTTAACCTATGATGCTCTGGCTAATACTGTTGAAGACATGTTCTTCAATTCcaactcctcctcctcctcctcattgA ATGGAGAAAAGAAGAAGACTGTTAAGCTGCTCGATAGCTCGTCGGAGTTTGTTCTCACTTATGAAGATAGAGATGGAGATTGGATGCTTCTTGGAGATGTTCCATGGGG AATGTTTATCAGCAATGTCAAGCGGCTTAGAATTATGAGGACATTTGAGGCAAACGGGCTTT CTGCTCCAAGGCTTCAAGCAAAGAAATGA
- the LOC124921444 gene encoding uncharacterized protein LOC124921444, which produces MNSKYPRVKVRSQDDDDDDDRSRRLYLDSLMGIQSTCLDDLDSLVSVNEEESPPSIVVRIPSSYIPKKNISSTPSSKILPLPVKRNNSSQKKSEECKQNIRASSVPRPRAVLSSPDNDAMIGSTTKSRLLLSGVKHNSCQQDRHVQHNLCQQDKHVQRKLIPKRVSTETPIFSRKETKDPASIKTAGFRERKGRTVGDSAGRLHLTS; this is translated from the exons ATGAACTCAA AGTATCCGAGGGTGAAAGTGAGGAGTCAAGacgatgatgacgatgatgatcGATCGAGAAGGCTTTATCTCGATAGCTTAATGGGTATTCAATCTACGTGTTTGGATGATCTTGATTCTCTAG TTAGTGTAAACGAAGAGGAGTCGCCACCTTCTATTGTTGTCAGAATCCCGAGCTCTTACATTCCCAAGAAAAACATTTCTAGCACTCCATCATCAAAAA TTCTACCACTACCGGTCAAGAGAAACAACAGCAGTCAAAAGAAATCTGAGGAATGCAAGCAGAACATTAGAGCGAGTTCAGTCCCACGTCCACGAGCAGTCTTGTCAAGTCCAG ATAATGATGCAATGATTGGGAGCACCACAAAATCACGGTTGCTTCTATCTGGAGTGAAACATAATTCGTGTCAACAAGACAGACATGTCCAACATAATTTGTGTCAACAAGACAAACATGTCCAACGTAAGTTAATTCCAAAGCGAGTGAGTACTGAAACTCCAATATTTTCAAGAAAAGAGACCAAGGATCCAGCCAGCATCAAAACTGCTGGTTTCAGGGAGAGAAAAGGAAGAACGGTTGGTGACTCAGCCGGAAGATTGCACCTCACAAGCTGA